CGTACTTGACGCCGGACACCTCACCCACGAGGACGAGCGGTCCCGCGATCTCCCGGACGGTCATGTACTCCTTCACCATCGCAGCTCTCCTGATGTGTGGTTCGAGGTCGGCCGCGCCTGACGGCCCACGTTCCGTTTCAGCGGAAGCCCGCCGACGGGGCCCCGTTCTAGACGGGCTCCTCGGCTCCCACCTTCTTCTCGATGAGGCCCTTCACGGCCTTCTCGATCTGGTCGCGAATAGAATCGAACCGGTCGAGTTCGCTCTCCGGGATGTACCGGGAGCGCGAGATCTCCTCGTTGACGTCGAGCGCCGCGACCTCCTCGGCCGTCACGCCCTGCTCGAGCGCGTCGGTCGCGAGGCGATGCAGCAGCATGATGTTCCTGAGCATCCGGTACTGCTTCGGGAACGACGTGTAGGTGTCGACGTCGTCGAACGCGTTCTGGTGCAGGAAGTCCTCGCGGATCGCCTTGGCGGTCGCCAGGACGAGCCGGTCCCGGTTCGAGAGCGCGTCGACACCGACGAGGCGCGCGATCTCCTTGAGCTCGGCCTCCTGCTGGAGGGTCTTCATCGCGCCGGTGCGCATGTCCTCCCACTCCTCGGAGACCTCAGTCCGGAAGTACTCCTTCAGAGCGTCGTGGTAGAGCGAGTAGCTCGTCAGCCAGTTGATCGCCGGGAAGTGACGCTCGTACGCGAGCCAGTCCTCGAGCGACCAGAAGACCTTGACGACCTTGAGGGTCGCCTGGACGACGGGGTCAGAGAGGTCGCCGCCCGGGGGCGAGACC
The sequence above is drawn from the Candidatus Effluviviaceae Genus V sp. genome and encodes:
- a CDS encoding V-type ATP synthase subunit A, which produces EGYPAYLPARAAQFYERAGRVKCLGSEDRIGALSAVGAVSPPGGDLSDPVVQATLKVVKVFWSLEDWLAYERHFPAINWLTSYSLYHDALKEYFRTEVSEEWEDMRTGAMKTLQQEAELKEIARLVGVDALSNRDRLVLATAKAIREDFLHQNAFDDVDTYTSFPKQYRMLRNIMLLHRLATDALEQGVTAEEVAALDVNEEISRSRYIPESELDRFDSIRDQIEKAVKGLIEKKVGAEEPV